The following nucleotide sequence is from Bacillota bacterium.
CCAAAACCTCATACATCAGGGGCTTGGGCTCTCCCACACTGAGTCCCCCGATACCGTAGCCGGGAAAATCTAATTCCACCAGCTCGGAAGCACTTTTTTCTCGTAAATCCCGAAAAACACCACCCTGTACGATGCCAAAAACCACTTGATATTTGTGGTGATGAAACTCCTTGCAGCGTGCCGCCCAGCGGTAAGTCCTTTGCACCGCTTTTTCGGCCTCGTCCTTAGTGCACGGATACGGGGAACATTCATCAAAGGCCATGGCTATGTCAGAGCCCAGTGCCATCTGGATATCCATGGCCTTCTCCGGGCTGATAAAGTGTTTGGATCCGTCTATATGACTGCGAAAGGTCACCCCGTCTTCCTCCACGTGGCGAAGCGGGCCCAAACTGAATACCTGAAAGCCCCCGCTGTCAGTCAGGATAGGGCCATGCCAATTCATGAACCGGTGCAGCCCACCGGCCCTTTTGATTAATTCTTCCCCGGGTCGTAAATAAAGGTGATAGGTATTACTCAGTATGATCCTGCCGCCAATACCGTAAACCTCTTCCGGCGTCATTGTCTTTACTGTGGCCTGGGTGCCCACCGGCATAAAAACAGGGGTTTCAACCCTGCCGTGGGCGGTTTTTAACATGCCCAGGCGGGCGGCTGTGTTTTTATCATTTTGCAGAACCTTAAATTGCAGTGACATAGATCCCCCTAAATAATAAGCATGGCATCACCGAAACTAAAAAAGCGGTACTCTAATTTCACTGCCGTTTCATATGCGTCTAAAACCTTTTTTCTTCCGGCAAAAGCCGAGATCATCATCAGCAGCGTACTGCGCGGCAAATGAAAATTAGTTACTAATCCGTCTATGGCCTTGAACTGATATCCAGGGTAAATAAAGATGTCTGTCCATCCCGAGCCGGGTGCAATGGCCCCGTTTTCACCGGCGGCAGACTCCAGGCAGCGTGTTGTTGTAGTTCCCACAGCAATAATACGGCCACCTTCATACCTGGTTTTGGCTATGGTTTCAGCGGCATGCCGGGTAATTTCGAAATACTCAGCGTGCATGTGGTGCTCTTCAATATTTTCCACCTGAACAGGACGAAAGGTCCCCAAACCCACATGCAATAGAAGAGAAACCACATTTATTCCTTTTTCCTTGATCGACGTTAAGAGCTCACCAGTAAAATGCAGACCGGCAGTGGGGGCGGCTACAGAGCCCGGCTGACTGGCATATACCGTTTGGTAGCGACTGGGGTCCTGCGGCTGTTTTTTAATATAGGGCGGCAGGGGTAAAGCACCTACTTGCTCTATTATTTCCTCTAACGCCTCTTTAAATAACGATCCTTCCAATAACGACCCTTCCAAATTAAATTCCAACACCCGGCCCCCGGCAGGTGTATGATTAATAATGCGGGCGGATAAATTTTTATCAAACAGCAGGCGCTCTCCCAGGCGAGCTTTTTTCCCAGGCCGCACCAATACCTCCCACCGCCTTGAAGATAGGGGTTTCAGTAACAGTACTTCAATTGAAGCGCCTGTTCTTTCCCTTTTTGCCTGCAAGCGTGCGGAAATGACCCTGCTTTCATTGACTACCAGAGTATCCCCCGGCGCTAAATAGTCCATGATATCACGAAAATGCTTGTGTTCCACCAGCGATTCGTCTCGCCTGATGACCATTAGGCGGGACTGATCCCGGCTGGGGGCCGGTGACTGAGCAATCAATTCTTCGGGCAAATAATAATCAAACTGTGATAGTTTCAATGCACATTACACCTTGTCTAATTAGAGTCCGTAATCACCAGCTATGGAGACACCTGTGTAATAGTATTGCAATATTTCACGGTAGTTATAACCTTTTTCGGCCATCCCTCTGGCACCCCATTGGGATAGGCCCAGGCCGTGGCCCCAACCGTCGCCTGTGATGGTTATCTCTTTCAGGTGTCCCGTATCGTCCACACTCTTTATGATGTCAAACAGCGCGCTCTTGAGGCCTAAAGCACTGCGGACATTGTTGGCATTTTTTACGTCCACAACCTTAGGGCTGCCATCCTCACCGGTGCCGGTAATACGCATGGTTTTTACCCGCTTGCCTGAAGCAGTCATGGCCAGCACTTTTAAATCTCCTATTGTTTGGAATTTATAATCTTGGGCAGCTAACTGATTAAGTAACTCCTGTTGTGAGTAGGTAACTTGCCAGTTATAATGTTTATTTCCCCCACCACTGTCCAGCGGGTCGGCCTTTGTCCGAATATAGGGCAGCACAGCGCTCCAAATATCTTCACTGTTTTCCGTATAACCACCGCTAGAGGCGTGAAAAAAAGCCGGAATGGGTCTGCCTCTGAAAATGAGTACTTCTCCCCGGGTAGCATCAATGGCCCTGCTTGTACGTAGATCTTCCGCCTCATATCCCTTGTAAACCTGGCTGTTTTGGGTAGACAGAATATCAAACCCGTGTGATGAATAATTACCGAGATTGGAGATTAAATAACTTCTGGCTGCCACTGCCTGAGCCTTAATGGCTTCTGCAGGGAATTGCGACTGTATTTCCGCGGGAACTACACCATACAGGTATTCTTCAATGCCCAGCTGGTTAATTACCAGGAGCCCGTCTCCGGTGCGGCGGAACTCAAAATCACCCCGGTAGGTTCGGAATGGCTGTCTAGTTCCAATCCTTATTTCACTTAAGTTCATTACACCGGCTGGTGAAAGTGCCGCGGTTATATTTTCTCCCTGGGCCCACAACTCGGCCAGCCCGTCATCTAAGTAACTTACGCTGCCGGCTGCACTCTGTACGGCCAATTCCGCGGCATCCTTTTGGATTAAAGAACCATTGCCCGACATAATGTGCACCCGATGCTTCTCAGCCTCCAGACTTAATGGACCTACGAAACTGCCTACCGGTTTATTGTCTGCCCATACATTGATACCATTTCCAAAGGGTTTGACTTGCCAAACTTCACCCTCCCGGGGTACTCCGACAACATCCTCGGAATAATTATCGATAAGGCGATACTTGCCATGTACCGTGAAGGAACTGTCGTTTATCATCTGGGCAATGCCAACCCGCACCGATTGTGGTGTCACCTGCACATTACCCTCTGCCGGGTGAGCCATGGCCAACACTAAAATAATCAGGGGCAGCACTGCCGGAAGGGCCCAAAAAATTTTATTGCCAGTTCTATGCAAAGTCTCTGTAGATGAAGCTGTAGGCATAAAATAAACCTCCCCGGTAACTTTCTGATAAAAAAAGCGCGCCAAATCAGTTTCCTTATACCCATCTGGGCATACCCGTTCCGGGCACAAGCATGGCTCGCGCTTTTTAATACTTTACACCTTAGCCTTTGCCATATATATGTGGCAGGTATATTTTGCTAAAGCATAAAAATACACACCTGAGGAAGTTCGACAATAGTCAATCAGTTTCCTGCCTGAAACCAGTTTAATGATAAAAACCGGTTGGATATAACTAGCGCCGCAAAAACAAATTCATTAAAAGTGATAAAATGATGCTCACCAGCAGCATGGTGGCCAAGGGAAAATAGACTTTTAAGTTGCCACGCTGAAAGGATATATCTCCGGGTAGTTTACCCAGTAGGCCCAGGCTGCCGCCGGCCATTAAAAGCCCCCCTATAACGGCAATTACAATGCCCAAGGCCAAAAGGGCCTTACCCAGGGTATATAATTCCGGCATCAGGCATCACCCTTTTGATGTGGCTGTTTATGTGGTTTATAGAAACGATCCTTTTCGCTGTATATGCAGCCGCAATAGTTTTGCCTGTACATTTCCATTTCCCGGGACTCTTGGGTGGCCTCTTTAAAGCCGGTGCGAAAGTCCTGGTAATAAAATTCGACACCTTTTTCTTTGCCGGCTGCCTCACCCATTTCTTTGATTAAATCATGCTTTTGAAAGGGGCTTACTAAAAGGGTGGTGCTAAAGGCATCAAACTTACCCCGCTTGGCCACTGCCGCTGCCTGTGTGAGACGTATGGAATAGCAAAACCGGCAGCGCACAGACTCCCGGTGCACTACCTGGCGCAGAAAATCCTCCAGGGCATAACTTTCATCAAAAATTACTTTTAGGTCAATATCGCTGGCATACTGCTCCAAGGTATCACGTCTTTTTTTCCATTCTGTATAAGGGTGTATATTGGGATTGTAAAAGTATCCGTATACTTCTATATCTTGCTCCCTTAATGCTTTTATGGGGTATATGGAGCAGGGGCCACAGCAGGTATGTAGTAGCAAGCGCATTGGGGCTCCCCCCTTAAAGTTGTAAAGTATGCTTCATTTATATATTTACCTATTGATCCTGGTTTAACCCGCTAAAGAGGTTTTGCTTTTTATTTATCTCTATGCCCAGGTGGCGAAAGGCTAAGGGCGTGGCTACCCTGCCTCTCGGGGTGCGCGATAAAAGACCCAGCTGAATGAGGTAAGGCTCGTAAACATCTTCCAAGGTACCAGCTTCTTCTCCCACCGATACCGCCAGGGTGTCCAAGCCCACCGGCCCACCGTCAAATTTGCCGGTAAGGGCATGCAAAATATGGCGGTCGATACTGTCTAAGCCCAGGGGGTCCACTTCAAAGAAGTCCAAAGCCCTTAGGGCTGTGTCTTTGGTAATGTCTCCGCTGGCCTTTACCTGGGCGTAATCCCGCACACGCTTCAAAAGACGGTTGGCCACCCGGGGCGTGCCCCTTGACCGCCGTGAAATTTCTTCGGCCCCGGCGGAGTCAATATCTACATTTAAAATGCGGGCTGCCCTGGTGATTATCTGCATCAAGTCCTGCCAGTTATAGTATTCCAGCCTGCTAATGACACCAAAACGGTCACGCAGGGGTGATGTTAAAAGACCTGCCCTGGTGGTGGCCCCAATGAGCGTAAATTGGGGTAGATCCAGTCTAATGGACCTGGCACCGGGCCCCTTGCCTATAATAATGTCCAGTGAAAAATCCTCCATGGCCGGATAAAGTATTTCTTCCACAGTCCTGCTCAGCCGGTGTACCTCGTCGATAAATAATATGTCTCCTGCTTCCAAATTGGTCAATATGGCGGCTAAATCCCCCGGGCGCTCCACGGCCGGACCGGAGGTAACCCTTACATTTACTCCCATCTCATTGGCAATAATGTGGGCCATAGTTGTTTTTCCTAATCCGGGGGGACCTAAAAGCAAAACATGGTCCAGAGCTTCTTCCCGCCCTTTGGCAGCCTGAATGAATATATCAATGGTTTCCTTTACTTTGTTCTGGCCTATGTATTCTTTTAAACTGCGGGGGCGAAGACTTATATCGGTATCTATATCTTCTTCCCGCATTACAGCGGATATTAATCTACCGTCTTCACCCAATTAAAACATCCTCTCGTTTATATAAACTAAGCAATGACTATACATTAACTATACATGGTCCAAAAACTTTAAGCTAAGCTTAATTATTTCCTCCAATTGTACGTTCATGCCCTTTTGATCGTGTACCCTGGCCACTGCGTTTTTAGCTTCTGCCTGGCGATAACCAAGGCTGATCAGTGCGGATACAGCTTCTTCCCCTGCACTGGACACGCCATCCAACCTCTTTTCTTGCAGAGGCTCAGGTGGCCCCAGCTTGTCCTTTAATTCTAAAACGATGCGCCGGGCAGTTTTTTTGCCCACTCCCGGGGCCTTAGAAAGCAGTGTTATATTCTCTTCCGCTACGGCACTTCGAAAAGTTGCTGCGGAAAAACTGGATAGTATGGCCAAAGCACCTTTAGGGCCAACTCCGCTTACACTGATCAAATTACGAAATAGAGAGAGCTCCTCCTGGGAAGCAAACCCGTACAATTGCATTTCATCATCTTTTATTAAGAGGCGGGTGAAGAGTTTCACCGCTTCACCTGAAGCAGGCATAAGGCTAATAGTAGAGCTCGGGGCCCACACCCTGTAGCCTACTCCTCCCACATCCAAGATAATTCCCCCTGGCTCTACACACACCAGTTGGCCACTTAAAAATGCTATCATAGAATTGCCCCCCAGCCTGTACGGTGATGTGCGTGACAGATACTGATAGCCAGCGCGTCGGCCACATCGTCCGGGCGAGGTATTTCAGGCAGGTTAAGTATGGTTTTGACCATAAACTGTACTTGTCCTTTATCTGCACTGCCATTACCCACAACCGCCTGTTTTACTTGCAGAGGAGTATACTCGTAAACCTCAAGTCCCCAGTGGGCCGCTGCCAATAAAATAACACCACGGGCCTGACCCACTGCCATGGCAGTGCTGGTATTCTTGTTAAAGAAAAGGGCCTCCACGCTAAAATGCTCCGGTTTATAAGACCGGAGAACATCCGTGATGCCGGCATAAAGCAGCCTCAATCTCTCCGCCAGGGGCAGTTTGGAGGAAGTTCTTATACAATTATAATCAACTGGACGAAATTTGTTACCCTGGTAATGAACTACTCCATATCCAGTAATCGCAGTCCCTGGATCTATTCCTAATATTAACATTTCTTCACACTCCCCATTAAATGGTAGCACATTGCCTTTGGTCAAGCAACTAATTAACCAAGCTTAAGTGGGCAAAATAAATCCCGCCGCCGCATTATTTTTTTAATTAATGCGCGGCAGGACCGTCATTCATTTCGTCGATACTGTCCAAAGCTGTATTTAATAACTGCTCGCTGGAAAATTCGAATTGTTTACGAAGCTCAAGTTTTGTGGGACTGGCCTGGCCGGCAAAATCCATTGCCTGCTCAAGTTTTTCGCTAAAGCCGGGTGGCAAACTATTTAAAGGCATGTCTTGTTCTACCCTCAGCACTTTTTCGTTGTATCCCAGTGGACCCTCGTAAATTGCCAGCATCTGTTCATGAATACCTAAATGCCTGTACTGGCGATGACGATCACACAGGTCTTCCATTGATCTGCTTAATTCTACAATTCCTCCACTAAGCACATGGATTTCCCAACCGGCATCAGAGGAGTAAATATCTTTGACTTGCTTTTCTGACAAGCCCCTTAATTCTTTAGTTGCTGGACCTTGAAACTCAGTCATGGTATCCCCGCACGCATACTTTGTCTCTATGCGCACAATGGTACCGGGCTTTATTACCGTTTCATCCACACTCTCCTGGCCTACGAGTTGCTGCCATACAGCTGATACCGGTTTTTCTGCCGGCGGGACCAAATATGTTACCGAGAAGTATGTAATACTTGCTACGGCTAAAACCAGGGTTGCAGCCGCACAAATGAACCATAAGCGTTTAATCATGCCCAAACCTCCTGACATTTTAAATAAGATGTTTTTCAACATTCATTTAAACAGTGTTGCCGGTTTGGGCATTTTTTATACTATTATACTAAATTTAGGCCTCGTAATTTGTATACACTTCCTGTACATCATCGTGATCTTCCAACAGGTCGATCAAGGTATCCATTTGATCTGCATTTTTGCCGGTGAGGCTGACGGTGTTTTGCGGCACCATAGTTACCTGAGACGCCTCAATGCGAATGGACTGTTCATTTAAGTATTCTTGTATTGTATCCAATTTATCAGGTGCACAAGTTATTTCATAAACTTCTTCTTCCGCCCTAAAGTCGTCGGCCCCTGCCTCTAAGGAGATTAGCATCAAATCATCCTCGCTAAAACCAATGTTCTTGGGCAGAATAATAATCCCTTGTTTTTCAAACATCCACGACACACATCCGGTCTCTCCCAAGTTTCCTCCGTATTTGTCAAATGCATGCCTTATTTCACCAGCGGTACGGTTTCTGTTATCGGTTAAAATATCTAATAATACCGCCACACCTCCGGGGCCGTATCCTTCATACGTTACTTCCTCATAATTAGCCCCTTCTAGTTCACCGGTACCGCGCATAATGGCACGTTGAATATTGTCATTGGGAATATTGGCTTCTTTGGCCTTTTGGACGGCGTTCTTTAATGCCATGTTGGCTTCCGGGTCGCCACCGCCACTCTTAGCGGCGACAATAATGTCCTTGGCCAGTTTAGTGAACACTTTACCCCTTTGGGCATC
It contains:
- the queA gene encoding tRNA preQ1(34) S-adenosylmethionine ribosyltransferase-isomerase QueA is translated as MKLSQFDYYLPEELIAQSPAPSRDQSRLMVIRRDESLVEHKHFRDIMDYLAPGDTLVVNESRVISARLQAKRERTGASIEVLLLKPLSSRRWEVLVRPGKKARLGERLLFDKNLSARIINHTPAGGRVLEFNLEGSLLEGSLFKEALEEIIEQVGALPLPPYIKKQPQDPSRYQTVYASQPGSVAAPTAGLHFTGELLTSIKEKGINVVSLLLHVGLGTFRPVQVENIEEHHMHAEYFEITRHAAETIAKTRYEGGRIIAVGTTTTRCLESAAGENGAIAPGSGWTDIFIYPGYQFKAIDGLVTNFHLPRSTLLMMISAFAGRKKVLDAYETAVKLEYRFFSFGDAMLII
- a CDS encoding DUF2905 family protein, which translates into the protein MPELYTLGKALLALGIVIAVIGGLLMAGGSLGLLGKLPGDISFQRGNLKVYFPLATMLLVSIILSLLMNLFLRR
- a CDS encoding SpoIID/LytB domain-containing protein, with protein sequence MPTASSTETLHRTGNKIFWALPAVLPLIILVLAMAHPAEGNVQVTPQSVRVGIAQMINDSSFTVHGKYRLIDNYSEDVVGVPREGEVWQVKPFGNGINVWADNKPVGSFVGPLSLEAEKHRVHIMSGNGSLIQKDAAELAVQSAAGSVSYLDDGLAELWAQGENITAALSPAGVMNLSEIRIGTRQPFRTYRGDFEFRRTGDGLLVINQLGIEEYLYGVVPAEIQSQFPAEAIKAQAVAARSYLISNLGNYSSHGFDILSTQNSQVYKGYEAEDLRTSRAIDATRGEVLIFRGRPIPAFFHASSGGYTENSEDIWSAVLPYIRTKADPLDSGGGNKHYNWQVTYSQQELLNQLAAQDYKFQTIGDLKVLAMTASGKRVKTMRITGTGEDGSPKVVDVKNANNVRSALGLKSALFDIIKSVDDTGHLKEITITGDGWGHGLGLSQWGARGMAEKGYNYREILQYYYTGVSIAGDYGL
- the ruvA gene encoding Holliday junction branch migration protein RuvA, with the protein product MIAFLSGQLVCVEPGGIILDVGGVGYRVWAPSSTISLMPASGEAVKLFTRLLIKDDEMQLYGFASQEELSLFRNLISVSGVGPKGALAILSSFSAATFRSAVAEENITLLSKAPGVGKKTARRIVLELKDKLGPPEPLQEKRLDGVSSAGEEAVSALISLGYRQAEAKNAVARVHDQKGMNVQLEEIIKLSLKFLDHV
- a CDS encoding YebC/PmpR family DNA-binding transcriptional regulator; translated protein: MSGHSKWATIKRKKAKIDAQRGKVFTKLAKDIIVAAKSGGGDPEANMALKNAVQKAKEANIPNDNIQRAIMRGTGELEGANYEEVTYEGYGPGGVAVLLDILTDNRNRTAGEIRHAFDKYGGNLGETGCVSWMFEKQGIIILPKNIGFSEDDLMLISLEAGADDFRAEEEVYEITCAPDKLDTIQEYLNEQSIRIEASQVTMVPQNTVSLTGKNADQMDTLIDLLEDHDDVQEVYTNYEA
- the ruvB gene encoding Holliday junction branch migration DNA helicase RuvB, with product MREEDIDTDISLRPRSLKEYIGQNKVKETIDIFIQAAKGREEALDHVLLLGPPGLGKTTMAHIIANEMGVNVRVTSGPAVERPGDLAAILTNLEAGDILFIDEVHRLSRTVEEILYPAMEDFSLDIIIGKGPGARSIRLDLPQFTLIGATTRAGLLTSPLRDRFGVISRLEYYNWQDLMQIITRAARILNVDIDSAGAEEISRRSRGTPRVANRLLKRVRDYAQVKASGDITKDTALRALDFFEVDPLGLDSIDRHILHALTGKFDGGPVGLDTLAVSVGEEAGTLEDVYEPYLIQLGLLSRTPRGRVATPLAFRHLGIEINKKQNLFSGLNQDQ
- the tgt gene encoding tRNA guanosine(34) transglycosylase Tgt, with the translated sequence MSLQFKVLQNDKNTAARLGMLKTAHGRVETPVFMPVGTQATVKTMTPEEVYGIGGRIILSNTYHLYLRPGEELIKRAGGLHRFMNWHGPILTDSGGFQVFSLGPLRHVEEDGVTFRSHIDGSKHFISPEKAMDIQMALGSDIAMAFDECSPYPCTKDEAEKAVQRTYRWAARCKEFHHHKYQVVFGIVQGGVFRDLREKSASELVELDFPGYGIGGLSVGEPKPLMYEVLEYTVPRLPPERPRYLMGVGSPDCLLEAVSRGVDMFDCVLPTRIARNGTVFTHTGKLVVRNAAYAGDFNPLDADCDCYTCRNYTRAYIRHLIKANEVLGIRLTTIHNLHFLAALMEKIRQSIQDGSFQTYKRQFLELFLKEE
- a CDS encoding epoxyqueuosine reductase QueH yields the protein MRLLLHTCCGPCSIYPIKALREQDIEVYGYFYNPNIHPYTEWKKRRDTLEQYASDIDLKVIFDESYALEDFLRQVVHRESVRCRFCYSIRLTQAAAVAKRGKFDAFSTTLLVSPFQKHDLIKEMGEAAGKEKGVEFYYQDFRTGFKEATQESREMEMYRQNYCGCIYSEKDRFYKPHKQPHQKGDA
- the ruvC gene encoding crossover junction endodeoxyribonuclease RuvC; the protein is MLILGIDPGTAITGYGVVHYQGNKFRPVDYNCIRTSSKLPLAERLRLLYAGITDVLRSYKPEHFSVEALFFNKNTSTAMAVGQARGVILLAAAHWGLEVYEYTPLQVKQAVVGNGSADKGQVQFMVKTILNLPEIPRPDDVADALAISICHAHHRTGWGAIL